The following are from one region of the Centroberyx gerrardi isolate f3 chromosome 16, fCenGer3.hap1.cur.20231027, whole genome shotgun sequence genome:
- the sash3 gene encoding SAM and SH3 domain-containing protein 3, whose protein sequence is MLRRRPSNASEKEQVQKKKLSLQRSSSFKDFMKPKPTSPVVADKEFNLDEAVAEGVTAEEAVKSGSKLGKKWRNVISRTMTRKTSKMVQKALAEEGGESGEESSLSPVSDCLPDLSAGQRTSVCSTGSEDTTPSPVTRQLSGSGDRQSLDSGYCQRDSMRLEENGLSYSGPFCGRALVHTDFTPSPYDVESLKLQKGDIIYIIEKPPVGTWTGKLNNKVGSFKFIYVNILPDESPPVRRKRCHSKSHRSKDKPKTLEEVLESIGLTELSSLLSMHGFQSLEDFGGLKESHLNELNITDPEQRNKILNATDLMRDSEDESDPDEEGRSGENTKEPRDSGCFESSENLENGREEPKTEEVVQHEQPEEQNQEAEKQDQDSGEQEENQTDQLDSVQEQLQELTVDEGS, encoded by the exons atgttgAGGCGACGACCTTCCAATGCCTCGGAGAAAGAGCaggtgcagaagaagaag CTCAGCCTGCAAAGGTCCAGCAGCTTCAAGGACTTCATGAAGCCCAAACCCACCTCTCCTGTTGTGGCAGATAAAGAGTTCAACTTGGACGAGGCA GTGGCAGAGGGTGtgacagcagaggaagctgTGAAAAGTGGCAGCAAGCTTGGCAAGAAATGGCGCAACGTCATCTCACGTACCATGACCCGCAAAACATCCAAGATGGTGCAGAAGGCCCTGGCTGAGGAGGGG GGGGAGAGTGGCGAGGAGAGCTCCCTGTCTCCTGTCAGTGACTGTCTCCCTGACCTGAGTGCGGGACAGAGGACGTCTGTGTGCTCCACAGGATCAGAGGACACCACGCCCAGCCCCGTCACCCGCCAGCTCTCCGGCA gTGGTGACAGACAGAGCTTGGACAGTGGATACTGCCAGAGAGACAGCATGAGGCTGGAGGAGAACGGCCTCTCGTACAGCGGACCCTTCTGTGGCCGCGCGCTGGTCCACACTGACTTCACCCCCAGCCCGTATGATGTGGAGTCGCTGAAACTCCAA AAAGGTGACATCATCTACATCATTGAGAAGCCCCCAGTGGGGACCTGGACAGGGAAGCTCAACAACAAGGTGGGCTCCTTCAAGTTCATCTACGTCAACATTTTGCCTGACGAGAGCCCCCCGGTCCGGAGGAAACGCTGCCACAGTAAGAGCCACCGGTCCAAAGACAAACCCAAAACCCTGGAGGAAGTGCTGGAGAGCATCGGCCTGACC GAGCTGAGCTCGTTGCTGTCCATGCATGGTTTCCAGAGCCTGGAGGATTTCGGAGGGCTGAAGGAGTCTCACCTCAACGAGCTGAACATCACCGACCCAGAACAGCGCAACAAGATCCTGAACGCCACTGACCTCATGAGAGACT CTGAGGATGAGTCAGACCCAGATGAGGAGGGCCGATCTGGGGAAAACACCAAGGAGCCGAGGGATTCTGGCTGTTTCGAGAGCTCAGAGAACCTGGAGAACGGACGTGAGGAACCAAAGACAGAGGAGGTCGTCCAGCATGAGCAACCAGAGGAGCAGAACCAAGAGGCAGAGAAGCAAGACCAGGACTCAGGAGAGCAAGAGGAGAACCAAACAGACCAGCTGGACTCTGTGCAGgagcagctgcaggagctgACAGTGGATGAAGGCTCTTGA